Proteins found in one Seonamhaeicola sp. S2-3 genomic segment:
- a CDS encoding 2,3,4,5-tetrahydropyridine-2,6-dicarboxylate N-succinyltransferase, with protein MTELQQTIEAAWDNRELLKEEKTTTAIRTVIDLLDKGELRVAEPVEGGWQVNEWVKKGVVLYFPIQKMETIEAGPLEFHDKIPLKTGYKEKGIRVVPHAVARHGAYISPGTILMPSYVNIGAYVDEGTMVDTWATVGSCAQIGKNVHLSGGVGIGGVLEPLQAAPVIIEDNVFVGSRCIVVEGVHVEKEAVLGAGVVLTMSTKIIDVTGDKPVELRGKVPARSVVIPGSYAKEFAAGTYNVPCALIIGKRKESTNKKTSLNDALREHDVAV; from the coding sequence ATGACAGAATTACAGCAAACAATTGAAGCAGCTTGGGATAATAGAGAACTATTAAAAGAAGAAAAAACAACTACTGCTATAAGAACCGTAATAGATTTACTAGATAAAGGCGAATTAAGAGTAGCTGAGCCAGTTGAAGGTGGTTGGCAAGTTAATGAATGGGTTAAAAAAGGTGTTGTTCTTTATTTCCCTATTCAAAAAATGGAAACCATTGAAGCTGGTCCTTTAGAGTTTCATGATAAAATACCTTTAAAAACAGGTTATAAAGAAAAAGGTATAAGAGTGGTACCACATGCCGTTGCAAGACATGGTGCTTACATATCTCCGGGTACTATTTTAATGCCTAGTTATGTTAATATTGGTGCTTATGTTGACGAAGGTACTATGGTAGATACTTGGGCAACTGTTGGTAGTTGTGCTCAAATTGGTAAAAATGTACACTTATCTGGTGGTGTTGGTATTGGTGGTGTTTTAGAGCCTTTACAAGCAGCTCCAGTAATTATTGAAGACAATGTTTTTGTAGGCTCTAGATGTATTGTTGTTGAAGGTGTTCATGTTGAAAAAGAAGCCGTTTTAGGTGCTGGTGTAGTTTTAACTATGAGTACTAAAATTATTGATGTTACTGGCGACAAACCTGTTGAATTAAGAGGAAAAGTACCAGCCCGTTCTGTGGTTATTCCTGGCAGTTATGCAAAAGAATTTGCTGCAGGAACCTATAATGTACCTTGTGCTTTAATTAT